The DNA window AGGCTGTCGATACTTTGGCAAGCAGAACCTGAAGGTTCAGCATGCATCATGGGAAAACTCTTCCCAACAAAAGACACATCTTCGCTAGCAGGACTGCTCCGGATTGACAACTCGCTCTCCTTCTGACGGTATGCATTATTGGCAGCAATACTGTCCCCCAGACTTAAAACAAAAGTGACAGAGAAACATTTACTTTCATAATGCCAAtatttgtttctaaataaatatagGAACAAATATTTGGGCTTAGCAAgggtgtattaaattgataaaaagtaaaaacatttataatgctacaaaaggtttatatttcaaataaatgctgttcttttttaactttctatttataaACACACCAAAGCCtctacaaaaacattaagcagcacaactgttttcaacattaataatactaAGAAtttattcttgagcagcaaatcagaatataagaatgatttctgaaggaccatgtgacactgtagactggagtaatgatgctgaaaatccagctttgccatcacagaaatatataacacattttaaaatactgaaataaaaataaaaaacccagtTATACGTACATCaataatatttactatatatatataatatataaaatatattgttttactgtgtttttgatcaaataaatgcagctttggtgaaacATTATCAAAATTTTTCAAATAATCTGTTTATAGCATGAAACATTAttggaatctttattttttatttaaaatgcttaCGCACAGGggtggactgggacaaaaaaaatCATCACTGGTCCATTTTTTGGTTCAGGCGGCCCACCACCACTTCaatacgcaaacacacacacacacacacctatatatatatatatatatatatatatatatataaaaaaaagtcacactttttttcatagtttggctggtcctgcgacttatagtcaggtgcgacttatttatcaaaattaatttgacatgaaccgagagaaatgaaccaatagaaaacattaccgactACAGCCTAGGCCATTGCGTCGGCCCATTGGGAAAATGCGCGGTAGCGGTACACCCTATTACCAATCCAGCCCTGCTTATGCATAAAATATGAATACTTTGGATTTCCAGTTTAAGTATGAGCAACAATAATGCCTTAGCGAGCAccctaaattaaaatgaaaacaatatcaaATTGATATCTTATTTACCATAACTTCACTCATAAGCTGATTAAGCTGATAGTCACATTATTTTGAACTTCAACCGCCTGAACAGTCATACTGAAAGTTTTGAGACCTCAGAGTAAATGTTCACACAGTGGCTGTGTGTTCTGTTGACTCACATGACAGAGGGGAAGTCGGGGAGTGGGGCCGCTTCCAAAAGTATGCGTAGGGCGACCTGCACATGCTCTCTGCAGTTTGAGGTCATAGCTAATGATATAGGCGTCACTATGCGCTGGTCCTGCACGCAAGGGAAAAAAGAGGCTATGAATAACTGATACAGAGATACAGAAAGGGCAGCAAGGAAACGTAGCGTACATCTTGTACCTGTAAGATCCTGTAGAAGGACGCCTCCATGTCTGGCATCTGCTGTTTAAAGTGGCTCATCAGTTCCAGAGTCTTCAGTACCACTTTAGAGCACACCTGACTAGAGATGCACaaggagacttttttttttttttttggaaggacAATTTTTCAAGGATTGTGTGAAAGATGTGccatcaaattaataaattagattttaaaatcgaaaagttattttaaattgaaatttcacaatattactgttacaTTTTGATTGAATGGTACTGTAAGTGTCACTTTCTCACAAACAATATTACTTCCAAAACGTTTCATTACCTGAGCTGGTAGTTGGAGGTAGTACAGGTGGACCCAGAGAGGTCCTGACTGTAGGACAGCAGAAGCTCCACCTGTGAGACACACACTTCAGGGCTGAGCCGCTGGGACACCAGCATCCTCAGAGCATCGTCGCCGCAAAGCAGTAAAAGAGTCAAGGATATCTATACTATTAAAGTAGAATCGGACAATCACAATCCATTCATAAGCCAGGCTAACTAATTATCTGATATTTGCTCATATCGATTGGCTACTAACACTAGCCCATCAAACAGACAGCTTGTCCATTGAGGTTGGTTGAAGTGTGATTATTTGTGCCTAATAAGGATATCTAGCAGAAAGTCTACGACGCGACCTGCACGTAGACAGTGTTTCTTTAGCAGCTGCTCTCCTTCAGTAGAGTCTGGAGACTGCAGCAAAACCAACACCTCCTGCAGAAGGAGCTCTACAAACGACTGAGCTGAGCTGCACAGAGACGAATCGATTGCCTCCTGGGTGAACACAAGCACAGACTTACAGATTATTAGGGCAGAATGTCACTAACATTACAAAGAACCAAATATTTGCCTATGGCATGGATTCCTAattcattacagaaaaaaaatattatagaaatgtaaaataatttaatagaaaaaTTGTAACAATGGCAAAAACAAATCTACAATAAGGCACCAATTCTTAACAACTAATTAGTTAacatgaataaagaaaaaaagaaaaaacttttttcaatatatataatacattttaatatttaatatattattaaaatgaaaagctgtatctgataatattatttaatggacctgagaaAACAATTAAATTTAAAGACATACAATTCTCATtttgttaatctttaaaaacacccataaaatttaattacaaattatatttaaaaaaaataatagtactgttaaatgtaatctttaagaAATCCCAAAATGTATATCAAGTTTCATACTGTGTATTATAATGTTATGCCTTTAGAATTAAGTTTAGTGTTGTTACTGTTTAATTTCTATAAAATTGGCTACAAAATACATCCAGATTTGTAAcgttgtattatgtatatattatatattatgtattggCTACAAAATAACACTTGTAATGTTGGTACATGTCTATTTTGTGCACAAAACATCTTAGGAATTTTTCCTGCCACTCTTACATTTAGGTTATTCAGTGGAGTGTTTATTAGGCGctattttttgtaaaattgttTTAGAACAAAATGCATTCTGAAAAGGATTATTTGAATTGACTGAATTGAAACACTGGCATACTTCAAAAAGCTCAGCCAGCAGGGACAGAGCCTGCATGTAGCACTGCTCTGGACCATCCAGAGGTGACGTAACCCAGTGGATGAGTGCTAAACTCGGTTCAGACCCTCGAGCTTGAACACCTTTTCTAGTAGCAGGCTGCAGTCGAGGGGCTGGAGGTCGGAGCACGGTCTCACAGATGAGCTTACGCAGGACAGGGACTGAGCACATAGAAACCAGCAGCTCCATAACCTGCACAGACAAGAGCTTATTAGTATCTGCACCAGCTTGGACAAGAAATTCAAGACCTTTTGTCTACAAACTAATGTTTAAAGGTTTGAAATCACACATATCTTGCCTAAAAAGAAATGTGTtacttgaaaaacaaaaattatatgaaaaaaatgacaGTTGACCTTTGATGCAGTATCAGGATGTTTGTTGTGTAAGAGCCCAAGAACCTCAGACAGACAAACTGAGAGGTGTTTATACCTagcgtgagaaaaaaaaaaaagggtgttcAGACAACTAGAAagtaaagttacatttaaaacagtGCCTTCAAACACCAATAAACACATACTTGGTCAGGTAATCAGCAATTTTGGGGTTTTTCAGGAGATCCACTAACAAGTCCACAGCATAATTCCTGGTTAATGTGCCATCTCCATTGACAGTAATGTTAAATATTAGCTGAAAGGTCTGATGAATGTTCTTTGCATTAAATagctgcaaaagaaaaaaaaaaaacaacctgaaGTGTAAAATAAGTACAAGACCACAAGTTTCCAGCCACAAGACGAaatgatgaaaaagatatgcaggCTAACCAACATCAACGCTACATCTCAAAATCACCTTCTGCCCAACTTCTTCATTTAGAGTCAAACTTGATAATATGGACAGCGCAAACACGACCACAGTCAAACAGTTGTGACACAGGAAATTTATCAAGGCTCTGTAGAAAGCCTTCACattgctctgaaaaaaaaaggggTAGATAAAATATTCATCAGCAGGTTAGTTCACCAACAAAACTTCTAGGAGTTCATACTGAGAGATCATCCTGATGCCGGTTCTGACCTGAGATTTGATGTGTGACTGCACAGAGATGTCATGTCGACAGAGGTTGGCCATTAGTCCCAAGCAGGCCTTTACAATGTCATCATTACTTGACTGGCTAAAGACAATCATAAAAAGCGTTAAATTTCATGCATAGTTTTAAatgataagtaaataaataaaaactatgttCTTATTAGTATATTCGCATCAAATTCTGTTAAGTTTTGCTTGCAATAACCAGTGCTGTGCAATagtttaatgcatattggagCTTAAAAAGGGTGCTGCTATAAAAAAAAcgtttcagttcagttttgtggTTTTCCACAACCTCTAGCATGTCAGCTTCCTTTTCACAGGCAAAACTTGTGACCACTTGTGAATGTCATGATTGTATTGACGACTCTGAATGATGATTCTTAATATCAAAGACATGAACAGTTTTAGTGTTTATTACACTGTggcatgaaaaaaacaacaacttctgGACACTTTCCATGATGCAATTAAAACGTTTTTTGAGAGTGAAGGTTTTATGCTCACagtggctgcatttatttgatcaaaaatacattgaaaaccgtaatattgttcacaaatttgtataatttaaaatgactttactTATTATGTAATGTatgcctgtgatggcaaagctgaattttcagcatcattacttcagtcttcagtgtcacatgatccttcagaaatcattcttatatgctgactTGGTGCTTTATAAACATTAAGCAGTTGTTACGCTTTTGTGTAAACCGTGATAAACTCATTTCAAAAGAACCACATTCATTTAAAACAGACAAatgattttattcttatttttgaaCAATTTCATGCACccttgctgagtaaaagtatCTATGTATTTTCTGAAACTTTTGATCAGTACTgtacaacaaacaaacatctatGCACAAAGCAGAAAAGTGAATGTCGTGGGTCTTACACATGTTGCATTAGGAAGCTGATGAGTTCATGGATGTGAGAGGCACAATGCTGAGTCCTCACGCTGTAGGTCAGTCGCTGCAGCACATTAAGGCACTGTGGAGAGCATTAgagatattattcatatgaccacataaagtaattttcatttttttaatccatcAATTTTGGATTACTTAACTCAAtgtagagaaataaaaacacctTGAAAAACATCTGTGCAATCTGTGTAGTGACATTTAAAGTCTGTGTGGACCTGAAGTTTCCACTGGCGTAACATTAGTATAGGGATGTATTTCCaactgaaactaaatatttaatagaAGGCAGAATTTAATTTTAGCACACCTCCCTGCCATTGCTCATTCACAGTAAACTGACAATTGGAGGGGCGTGGTTAAGGAAAAAATCTGTCAAACTGATGTCATCAGAGAAGGAATGCCATTCCATAGAagatgcaaaatgtttttttcagtggattaacTTGCACAAATAGTTGTCTGCGTCAAGACTAGTAACATGCACTAACAAAGTGAATAGAgtgcattttgatttcatgcagaCTTAATAAAGTGATtcatatactaccattcaaaagtttggggtcagaaaaaagttttatatacattttataagaaatttctaattttattcagcaaagacaaaaAGGGACAGTTATGGAATTTacactgttacaaaatatttttattttaaataaaaactgttcttACTTTCTATTCACATTTCTGCAAAGATAATAAGCAGCActtttgttttcaaaaacaataaaagataaactTCTTAATCACCAAATcaaaatataagaatgatttctgaaaggtcaTGTGATGTGAGAGTGAAGAtttgaataatgatgctgaaaattcagctctgccatgacaggaaaaaataaatgtaaaaatatattacaacaaaAACCAAGTTACTTTAAACATTGAATGGCATCAAACATATAAACATTGCTCAGTTATAAAaatatgcacttaaaaaaaaactgcatgttttttgAAGTGCAGACTTCGTCTTAAAAAACTGCAGTCCTCTCACCTGCAGCACAAGAGGCTCTTCTGGTGTGCTTCTGTTGCAGTGGATTATGGATGCCAGCGTGCCAGTAAAGTTGTAGCTGCTGTGAAGAGCCTCTCTAGCCTCACCATCAGAAGCTGCTGGGTCATTAAGAAATGTACATGCATGGGTATAAATAACAGATGACATAATTATGAAATGACTGTGGAACTACAATAAAAGTTTTAGTACCGAACTGTGCCAGCAGGGATATAATGGATCCCGTCAGTGCGTGACTGGTGTTGGGATCTCCAGCTACTTCCATAAGTCCACTCAGACACTCGCTGGGCAGAACCTGACCGGAAAACAGCACTCCACCACATTTCAGCCCTGAAACATCCTGTGAAATTAAAAGTAACTATTGAAATGTTGGGTATTTTATATTAAGAAGGAAATAACGTCTATTACACATTTTTTGTCACTTTCGACCACAATGGGTTTGATGAATCAGTTTCTGTATTTTCCAGATATCTGTTATTACTGAAAAGattcacaatgagcaatttacagaaaaacaaacatgtatgtatatacatatatatatatgttttcattcttttgatgattgaatctgaactgattctgtgctaatgttatgagcgggtaaaccgaaggcttgaatcaagggcaatcttcgcaaatgacgccattacgttgagcgcaaaagaaccggtgaaccgctTTCTTCAACCgatttattgaattgaactgtccgaaagaactactggtgatctgaacaccgatgcaaccggttcttgactcgtgaacgagtcattatctggctcggctctgtgttcatctctctcttcacatcagttcagtcagtgtactgtttgagtacattaattactccgggatattggtttgtttgaactcagagggagtgtcagccactaggggtgtccatggttaaccggttaaccgattaaccgttaaaaattgtgtaaccgagtgaaacattttgctcggttaagtgacgtcaatggcgtgcattgaatttagttgtaatacatttttgcaccaccagagaccgccagagcgctcccagacatttgtaatgtccacaagaagaagtcatttttctaatatgaagcgggctaatacgagtgacggggcaaaatgcaagtattgcaatacagtgcttagatatacttcaagtacaacctcgttgttgtaatctcaacagccaacacccgggcatcattaggccggtcaggacacactgaatgcgtggcgaaagcatctcagctgcgtggcgtgtctgtttttaattcggttcccatgttaacaggttagagcttgccgactgcctgcgtgagacgcgcggctcaggcgcggctcgacgcgtgcatgctagaaatagaaccaacgccttgttggaagcgtttccaggcaaagtataataggaaaatatgtttatatgtaatttaaataaataaataaataattatcgattttcaaatattgtacgtgtcaaacatagtcatagtcatagccttagcgaggcggccgcggagtctgcttgttaccttttgccttatacattttaggcttaatctcaaattcagattgtgttaatgggcggcattattaggcagttttaataggacaatttgaccggagagattaaattttgtaggacattccttttttttttcggccaatgtccggaaattactatggttatggttactatggcacactatggttaaccgagtattaaccgctaagggcctcggttaacggttaatgaaaaacttgagaacgtgcagccctatcagccacattaaaaaagttatggaacatttgtggattaatgtttattggagatgcaaaccgtttaaaatgattcagttcgatttggtgaactggttcaaaaagatccggttacatcaaatgattcgttcacgaaccggatatcagaaacttctttgttttgaactctctctcacaacagacacggaagagaagacaatgctgaataaagtcatagtttttgctatttttggaccaaaatgtattttcaatgcttcaaaaaattccaacggaccctctgatgtcacatggactactttgatgatgtttttcttacctttctggacatggacagtataccgtacacacagcttcaatggagggactgagagctctcggactaaatctaaaatatcttaaattgtgttccgaagataaaaggaggtcttacatgtttggaacagcataagggtgagttattaatgacacaattttcatttttgggcgaactaaccctttaaactgtgttccgaagataaatggaggtcttactggtttgggacgacatgagggtgagttattaatgacataaatatgatttttgggtgaactatccctttaaatggtcTCACTCACTTCAATGTGTTTCTGCAGCTGGGATGAATTTAAAGCGCTTTTGTTATTTCTGTACTGTCGAATGGCCAACAGAAGAGACTTCAGGCAGGTCGATACATCCATCTTCACACCCAAAGACGGTCAACGACGGGctgaaactaaaaatattaactgATATGAGGGAACATATCTGAACAGTTTCGCGGCAGGTAACGTAAACATACGTTACTGTAGGCTATGCTAGTTGATAATAGACGCTGTTACTGAGATTAAATAACATATATATCGTATTCTCTCCCATACAGTGTTTTCATCGAGCATGGAAGTGACTTCTGTTCTAATAATGATATTTACTAGTATGTTATTCTACGTAGTATTTATTCAAAAGCTTACATTAAGTTCCCCACTGTCCGCTACAACAGCAACTTCCTCCCGCTAACACTTCGAATCGCCGGAAGAGTTCATTATACAAAAGGCGAGGGGGGAAATGGAAACATTTATGACTATATCAAGATATTTAGGTTTAAAGCATAgtgcaaaaatattttaagattctCCACAACTCTTATTTATTGAATCAGTGGAttctttcttttgcttgttttatGTTAATCTCTCTTTTTATGTTCTTAAGAAAAGTTTATACCCCCTTTCTGTGAAGAATGGTTGAGAGGCGGTATTCGACGACGTCCTGTATGTACGTCATAGTTGGGgtatgtgtactgtttttttcaaTGAAAGAGATTTCGTTTGAACTTGTTCATCAATACCAGAGCCAACGGCTCTGATCAATACTATTCAGTGAAAACCTTTATTGTGTCAAAATTGTAATTAAGCATATGTGAACTTTACATTCTGTGATTCACAACCACAAACTGTCTTGCATCTTTTTGTATAGTGTGTTCATACAAGAAAACTCTGGCGAAACATCTGCCAGTTCATTGTAGACTTCATACACAATGACTTTGAGCTTTTCTTTAAGgatgttttgtttgtaattttcaCTTTTGCGAAGCGATATTGAAATGTTTACTTTCTACACCACTTGCTTGCAAAATATTTTATCCACAAATGGAAGTTTATGACAATAAATAGCccaattagtttatatatatatatatatatatatatatatatatatacacacacacacaaatcattttggctaccaatattcaagaaaatgccaccaaactcattagaaagcacttaaTATTGAAAAATGTTATTAGATTTATAAACTGTAAATACAATATACAGATACACAGTctctctaaaaaaaacaaaaaaaaaaacaaaaaaaaaaacagataaaataaatatgtacaataaaaaaaagtcttcttgTCCTTAAATTATGAACAGGTCATCAAGCACAAAATATAAACCTAATATTTCTCTCCCATCCAGATTAGTACTACAATTCCAACCAACAAGACTTTATCGGCCAGTGACAACCCATTGACTTTAAAAGTCTGAGGccacattaaaaatatacaacCAAGTTTTAGAATTTCTAGaatgttgtaaaataaataaacaatatttaatattttgcaatatttttaggACACTGAATCAAACATGTGATACTGACCATGTGAGCTCCTCTGTACattaaataatttgtcattaaagcAATCCCAAATACCAATACATTCTGAAAACCATGTTAATTTTTCAAATTAACTTTCACTCAATTGATTATGATACTATAGTGTGTAACAGATTACACTAAAATCCTATTAAAGCCTATTtctgccacagaaaaaaaaaaatacaaatttgaaaaaaagttttgatttttTCCTTGCATTTCTTTTTGTCACAATTCTCATTTCTTCAGAACTGcatgaaataaactcagaattctgaggtaTAGATTTagaatttatatcttgcaattctgacttttccttAGAATTATGAAACATCggaattgtgagatgaaaagttTTAATAACCTCTTTATTCCAAAGCAGAAACAGGCTTTCATTAAATTCACACAATTACAGCATTAATGTATGCATTTTCCATGCATAAAAACATAACCATGCTAAAATGTGTTTCAAGTAATAAGAATCCACGTGCATTTCCCATATTTGAGATGAACATGGCCTGAAAGTTCTCAGAAACAGTAATAGCATATCTATATTGTTCATATTAGCTGATCCAGTTATCCAGTCAGACCGTCACATTGTAATTAAATCAGTCCGGCAGAACAACAACATAGTCCCCTGAGAAGTCAACATCTGAGAGAGACAAAAACAAGTGTTCACAGttaatttgtgtaaaatgtaatgtCCCATAATTGCTAATGTCTTGTATTGTAACAGTTGACACTCACTTTCATAGTCATTTTCCTCGTTAGGCACTAGTGGTTCTGCACATTGCATTGGCTGATCTTGCAGCGTTTTTCTTTTCAGGGAATGGCATAAGTGTGTTGCAAGTCCTTTATTCTTTTGCTTGTAATGATGAATAAGATCCTTCAACGTCTCGAAAAACTTCTCCTCTACACCTGAGCTAGCCTGAAACAAATTGTGGTGTGATATAAGAATTAATTTTtgattcattcatatttatatatttattcatatctgTTGGCAAACCAATGCAAATTAATTAGATTATCCTACCTGTAGAGTGAAAAGGCCAGTGTGGGTCTGGAGGATCCTGTAGGTATAGACCACTTTTTGTTTGctgtaaaaatgcataaataagtaaataattaataaagtgaACATACAGGTGTTCATAAACATtaaatcatacatttaaaaacttgAATTATAGCAGACTATGACCTTGGGGGTTTGATAGTCAGGTTTTCCCACAcacttttttgtgaaaagtggggacatcccataggtgtaatggtttttttactgtagaaactgtatggccctacaccaaccctacacctaaccctaaccctcacaggaaactttgtgcatttttactttctcaaaataaaaattcattctgtatgatttataagcattttgaaaaatgaggacatgggttatgtcctcataagtcaccctctccttgtaatacctgtgtcatacccatgtcattatacagagttgtgtcctgatatgtcacaaaaacatgcgcacacacacacacacacacacacatatatccgatgttgtttctcattttattttttatttttattttttctgagccCATTGGCAGACATATGTTCTTGTTTTGAACCGGAATTAATCCATTTCTCATCTTATGCCATTTTGAAGAATTAAATGTATATTGATTTCAGAATCTTTGTACATTTGCACAGGAAAACAAGACAGAACTAATGATGAAGAACTAATGATGAAGTACTTTTAGGGTTTTACGCTAAAGTGTACATAGCTCTTAGTGTGAAATGACAGTGGAAGCTTAGTTGGCGAACGTTGCGAAGTTAACTTTCAATTGCAAAAACTTTACAGAGTTAACTTTAGATGTCTAACATTACCCACTGTTTCCCGCTTGTCCCGTCATTTTCCTCTAACTCGGTGAATTACACCTGATTTATTTAGAACAAACCAGACCTAGAGATCGTTGAAACAATAAAAAGACAAATCAAGAGGGTTAATGtgagttttattttgtttcttttgaatTGGAATATAGTGTGTTTTACCATGGTCCGCGAGATAAAATTATTGAATTTGCTAATGAGGTCTGGAAGGTGTTAAGGAtcatatgataaataaaatgtcTCTGTAGGGATTCTTTCCATAATGTTCGATCTGAGCCTGTTACCAATAAATGATACTATTGTAATAGACGACTGTGCTCCAACTGCTAAAAAGATTTGCAGTCTGTGACTGTTTCCAGGATGATGtcaaaaatcaacaaaacaaggcttaaaaatacttaattttcaTTTCCAGCGTATATAGGTGATTTGAGCTTCAatagattttaattaatttaggcAGGAGACCCATTTCTGTAGTGTTGCGATTGCAAAGACAcataatgattaattaaaaatatgaataaaggtACAAATTTCCTTTATCAGAGTTAATAATGATCTATTAGTCAACAAAGACCCATGCatgtacgcaaaaaaaaaaaggatgttacAATTTTTAGAAACAGAAGCTTATCATGTTTTACTATATGTTAGATGTACTGTTGGTATGAATTAAATACAGTGATGTGTTAACTTATACATCCTCAACAAGCgacacataatataataaaatgtattttgatttctTACAGCTATACAGTGTGGGCCACTTATTTCTGCAGCCTGGGAATGATTTTTCTGTAAGTATTGCTATTTTAATACAAAgctttaaagggttacttcacccaaaaatgaatcattaattaaaatgtttgtacTCCCTCTGGGTTTTTGTGCAATgacaatattttagatattttattaagattgaaattttgaaataatatGCAGTGGGAAAGTATTTTTAAGAGGGAAAAATATCACTGATTGTATTTGACGAGTTGTACTCCTTATactcatgttttatatataatagttACTTCATATTCCGTACTGTGAttcatgttgtttttatatatttaggtcACAGCAACCCAGGCAGACATTGAGGCACAGCAGGTGACACCCAGGCTCATTATGTTTGGTAAGTATGTGGTTTTTGACTacaatgtattatttatgtacacacacacacataccaataCATATCATACACACAGGAACACACTAACATGCATACTCACACACTTTGTACAATTACTCACACAAACTCAGACACTCtcacagatacacacaaacacactaacaCATATACCTACTCATGCACattctcacagacacacacacacacacacacacacacacacacgcacagctgTATCAACAAGTATGTTTA is part of the Carassius gibelio isolate Cgi1373 ecotype wild population from Czech Republic chromosome B24, carGib1.2-hapl.c, whole genome shotgun sequence genome and encodes:
- the LOC128013483 gene encoding protein CIP2A homolog isoform X5; translation: MDVSTCLKSLLLAIRQYRNNKSALNSSQLQKHIEDVSGLKCGGVLFSGQVLPSECLSGLMEVAGDPNTSHALTGSIISLLAQFASDGEAREALHSSYNFTGTLASIIHCNRSTPEEPLVLQCLNVLQRLTYSVRTQHCASHIHELISFLMQHVQSSNDDIVKACLGLMANLCRHDISVQSHIKSQSNVKAFYRALINFLCHNCLTVVVFALSILSSLTLNEEVGQKLFNAKNIHQTFQLIFNITVNGDGTLTRNYAVDLLVDLLKNPKIADYLTKYKHLSVCLSEVLGLLHNKHPDTASKVMELLVSMCSVPVLRKLICETVLRPPAPRLQPATRKGVQARGSEPSLALIHWVTSPLDGPEQCYMQALSLLAELFEEAIDSSLCSSAQSFVELLLQEVLVLLQSPDSTEGEQLLKKHCLRAGRVVDFLLVLCGDDALRMLVSQRLSPEVCVSQVELLLSYSQDLSGSTCTTSNYQLSQVCSKVVLKTLELMSHFKQQMPDMEASFYRILQDQRIVTPISLAMTSNCREHVQVALRILLEAAPLPDFPSVILGDSIAANNAYRQKESELSIRSSPASEDVSFVGKSFPMMHAEPSGSACQSIDSLIEKLQNGVELQEKVKDVHMSEIIDVYEQKLSALACKESRLQDLLEAKALALSQADRLIAQYRCQRAQAEAEARKLASLLKDTERKKEGLQAELNDHLLEVERLKSDSQQLLEHNGRLQEVADQHQELKGTYNQLLSRYDKSEGMLKELQAAHISLTQQAEGLRKSNEGLKLQQERTLAEMAEKEQQIKCLKTDVLEKERNITGLENNVRRQEEQIHEMEENISILRKELNKTEQARKDTSIKASSLELQKSQLEAKLEKMEEELSKHTQMIAMIHSLSSGKLKGDATANLSL